From a region of the Halomonas sp. HL-93 genome:
- a CDS encoding sulfurtransferase TusA family protein codes for MMEQTTRLQPDTVLDACGLHCPLPLLKAKQALAGLAPGQLLEVRATDAGSWRDIEAFAQQSSHCLEAREQHGDIYYYWLRKAEGEHS; via the coding sequence ATGATGGAACAAACAACGCGCTTACAGCCCGATACCGTGCTTGACGCCTGCGGGCTTCACTGCCCGTTGCCGTTGCTAAAGGCCAAGCAGGCATTGGCGGGGCTTGCCCCTGGCCAGTTACTGGAAGTGCGTGCCACTGATGCGGGCTCATGGCGCGATATTGAAGCCTTTGCCCAACAGAGCTCGCATTGCTTGGAAGCCCGCGAACAGCACGGAGATATTTACTACTATTGGCTTCGTAAGGCTGAAGGTGAACACTCATGA
- a CDS encoding AI-2E family transporter has product MTMRAILKSWVDRYFSDEEALILLVVLIAGFAAVIWFGRMLAPFFTALVIAFLLQGMVGALTRRGIPHLLSVIVVFLAFVSVLLALAFILLPLIWNQLIGLVQETPRMFASGQSWLDELQSRYPNLITPDQMQNWIGVASREISQLGQRALTLSLASLGNILSLIIYLVLVPILVFFMLKDREALVGFTLSLLPQKRTLMARIWREMDDQIANYIRGKFIEIIIVAIVTFITFSFFELPYTALLAVLVGFSVLVPYIGAAVATLPVAAVAGFHFGLSESFAYVLVAYGVIQALDGNVLAPVLFSETNNIHPVSVIVAVLFFGGIWGFWGVFFAIPLATLLKALVHAWPRGMKGRDERHHVLVNEESL; this is encoded by the coding sequence ATGACTATGCGTGCGATCCTGAAAAGTTGGGTGGATCGTTATTTTTCGGATGAAGAAGCCCTTATTCTACTCGTAGTGCTCATCGCTGGGTTTGCCGCGGTCATCTGGTTTGGCCGTATGCTGGCGCCTTTTTTTACCGCGTTGGTCATCGCGTTTTTGCTCCAGGGGATGGTGGGGGCCTTGACCCGCCGTGGCATTCCTCATTTACTATCGGTGATAGTGGTTTTTCTTGCGTTTGTCAGCGTGTTGCTGGCCTTGGCGTTTATTTTGCTGCCGCTAATATGGAATCAGTTGATTGGCCTTGTGCAGGAAACACCGCGGATGTTTGCAAGCGGGCAGAGCTGGCTGGATGAGCTGCAGTCGCGCTATCCCAACCTGATTACCCCGGACCAAATGCAAAACTGGATTGGCGTCGCCAGCCGCGAAATAAGTCAGTTGGGCCAGCGTGCGTTGACGTTGTCGCTGGCATCGTTGGGCAATATTTTATCGCTGATTATCTATCTGGTGCTGGTACCTATTTTGGTCTTTTTCATGCTTAAGGACCGGGAGGCGCTAGTCGGTTTTACACTGTCGTTACTGCCACAGAAGCGCACCTTGATGGCGCGTATCTGGCGTGAAATGGACGATCAGATAGCCAACTATATTCGTGGCAAGTTTATCGAGATTATTATTGTCGCCATCGTCACCTTTATTACATTCTCGTTCTTTGAATTGCCATACACCGCACTGCTAGCTGTATTGGTTGGCTTTTCTGTACTGGTCCCCTACATCGGTGCGGCAGTCGCGACACTTCCCGTCGCGGCGGTAGCCGGGTTTCACTTTGGGCTAAGCGAGTCGTTTGCTTACGTGCTGGTTGCTTACGGGGTTATTCAGGCATTGGATGGCAACGTGCTCGCCCCGGTACTATTCTCGGAAACCAACAATATTCACCCGGTGTCGGTGATTGTGGCAGTGTTATTCTTCGGCGGGATATGGGGGTTCTGGGGCGTGTTTTTTGCCATTCCGCTCGCCACGCTGCTGAAGGCGTTGGTGCATGCGTGGCCGCGGGGGATGAAAGGGCGCGATGAGCGTCACCATGTTCTCGTCAACGAAGAGTCGCTGTAA
- a CDS encoding peroxiredoxin, translated as MSIDVGQPVPDFSAPATGDTTLTLSELRGKQVVIYFYPKASTPGCTTEGGDFRDRKADFDEANTVIIGVSRDGLRAQENFKAKQDFNFTLVSDKDETVCRLFDVIKLKKLYGKEHWGIERSTFLIDSEGKLAQAWRGVKVPGHVDEVLATAQALNAR; from the coding sequence ATGTCTATTGACGTAGGCCAACCGGTCCCCGATTTTTCGGCACCGGCAACGGGTGATACCACCCTGACGTTATCCGAGCTTCGCGGCAAGCAGGTCGTTATTTATTTCTATCCCAAAGCCAGCACACCGGGTTGTACCACCGAAGGCGGCGATTTCCGCGACCGCAAAGCCGACTTTGATGAGGCTAACACGGTAATTATCGGCGTTTCGCGGGACGGCTTACGCGCCCAGGAGAACTTCAAAGCCAAGCAGGATTTTAACTTTACGCTGGTGTCGGATAAAGACGAAACCGTTTGCCGATTATTCGACGTTATCAAACTCAAAAAGCTCTACGGCAAGGAGCATTGGGGCATTGAGCGAAGCACTTTTTTAATTGATAGCGAAGGCAAGCTCGCTCAAGCCTGGCGTGGCGTCAAAGTGCCCGGTCACGTCGATGAAGTGCTCGCGACGGCTCAGGCACTTAACGCGCGTTAA
- the dapA gene encoding 4-hydroxy-tetrahydrodipicolinate synthase, with protein MITGSIVALATPMKVNGDIDWEALRRLVNFHLENGTDAIVAAGTTGEPTTMSFAEHFDVIRSVVEEVNGRIPVIAGTGANATSEAVELARYAGEVGADYCLSVCPYYNKPTQEGLYQHFKAVAEGSKLPVILYNVPGRTCSDLYNETVVRLAEVKNIIGLKDATGNLERAEDLIIRLKGSDFMLYSGDDATACDFMLMGGHGDISVTANVAPNAMHELCAAAVAGDADRAHQINTRLMPLHTNLGVESNPIPVKWALHRMGYADAGIRLPLTWLSEKYHATVSEALQLAGVVEE; from the coding sequence ATGATCACAGGCAGCATCGTCGCCCTGGCGACGCCGATGAAAGTCAATGGCGACATCGACTGGGAGGCGCTTCGTCGTCTGGTGAACTTCCATCTCGAAAACGGTACCGATGCGATTGTGGCGGCGGGCACCACCGGTGAGCCGACGACCATGTCATTTGCCGAGCACTTCGACGTAATACGCAGTGTGGTCGAGGAAGTAAACGGGCGCATACCGGTAATTGCTGGCACCGGGGCCAACGCCACGTCGGAGGCTGTTGAGCTGGCACGCTATGCGGGCGAAGTTGGCGCTGATTACTGTTTATCCGTATGTCCTTACTATAACAAGCCTACCCAAGAGGGCTTGTATCAGCACTTCAAAGCCGTGGCCGAGGGCAGCAAACTGCCGGTGATCCTCTATAACGTGCCCGGCCGGACCTGTTCAGACCTCTATAATGAAACCGTCGTAAGGCTGGCTGAAGTCAAGAATATTATTGGCTTGAAGGATGCAACGGGCAACCTGGAGCGTGCCGAGGATCTGATCATTCGCCTCAAGGGCAGTGATTTTATGCTCTATTCGGGTGACGATGCCACTGCCTGTGATTTCATGCTAATGGGTGGGCATGGCGATATTTCGGTAACGGCTAACGTCGCCCCGAACGCGATGCATGAATTATGCGCCGCTGCGGTAGCGGGCGATGCGGATAGAGCACACCAAATCAATACGCGCTTGATGCCTCTGCATACCAATCTGGGGGTTGAGTCCAATCCCATTCCGGTAAAGTGGGCGTTACATCGAATGGGATATGCCGACGCGGGTATTCGCCTGCCGCTGACGTGGCTGTCGGAAAAGTACCACGCCACGGTCAGTGAAGCCCTACAACTCGCGGGGGTAGTTGAAGAATAA
- the bamC gene encoding outer membrane protein assembly factor BamC translates to MSSVLEKRALKWIPLALVAAVTLAGCARDEGFYHDRNLDYVDAKPASPLVLPDTRNTQRYRDALPVPDVANQSEQDDVAEVQPPQPLGVGSGLSPDYVEVREIGDQRWLVVDAEPSSVWTQLESFAQARGLDVQESRSSEGILVTSQAELRLQSALREGSSEIRCERGGQSMDSCIDALATYLDDRSASSVSSDASSSSLNAQRLEDSDEVALRQQGDDWLVAVSHPVERVWAELNHYLELDFDQEGERDLLASDPDNRSFTVEYMTEKERNRNPLQIVFSADVRRMSQEIRLELQPDGNGSVLRAVNASDRSFSEDDQRELLERVAGYLR, encoded by the coding sequence ATGAGCTCTGTGCTTGAAAAACGTGCGCTTAAATGGATACCGCTGGCCCTGGTGGCGGCCGTAACGCTTGCTGGTTGCGCCCGCGATGAAGGCTTCTACCATGATCGCAATTTGGACTATGTAGACGCCAAGCCCGCGTCACCGTTGGTATTGCCCGATACCCGCAATACCCAACGCTACCGTGATGCGCTGCCGGTACCCGACGTTGCCAATCAAAGCGAACAGGATGACGTCGCCGAGGTACAGCCACCTCAGCCACTCGGCGTGGGGAGTGGCTTGTCGCCTGATTACGTCGAAGTTCGTGAAATCGGCGACCAGCGGTGGTTGGTGGTAGACGCTGAACCGAGTAGCGTATGGACGCAGTTGGAAAGCTTCGCACAAGCGCGTGGTTTGGATGTTCAGGAAAGCCGTTCCTCTGAAGGCATCCTGGTCACCTCGCAGGCTGAGCTCCGCTTGCAAAGCGCTCTGCGCGAGGGAAGCAGTGAAATTCGCTGTGAACGTGGTGGCCAGAGCATGGACAGCTGCATAGATGCATTAGCCACCTACTTGGATGACAGAAGCGCCTCTTCTGTTTCTTCTGATGCGTCATCTTCTTCATTAAATGCCCAGCGCCTGGAAGACAGTGACGAGGTAGCGCTTCGTCAACAAGGTGATGATTGGCTAGTGGCAGTCTCGCATCCGGTTGAGCGGGTTTGGGCTGAGTTGAATCACTACTTGGAGCTCGATTTTGACCAGGAAGGGGAGCGTGATCTGCTGGCTTCTGATCCGGATAATCGCTCGTTCACTGTTGAATACATGACTGAAAAGGAACGCAATCGTAACCCCCTTCAGATTGTGTTTAGCGCGGATGTACGTCGCATGTCTCAAGAAATACGTTTGGAGCTTCAACCTGATGGCAATGGTTCGGTTCTGCGAGCAGTTAACGCAAGCGACCGCTCGTTCAGTGAAGACGATCAACGCGAGCTTCTTGAGCGTGTAGCCGGCTATTTACGTTAA
- the purC gene encoding phosphoribosylaminoimidazolesuccinocarboxamide synthase, with amino-acid sequence MEKRQELYAGKAKSVYTTDDPDLLVLEFRDDTSAFDGKKKESLARKGMVNNLFNAFIMERLEDAGIPTHFEKQLSDTESLVKKMHMIPVECVVRNIAAGGLVKRLGVEEGITLTPPTFELFLKNDDKGDPMINESLAETFGWATPEQLAKMKTLTFKVNHILKQLFAEGDMLLVDYKLEFGVFNGDVVLGDEFSPDGCRLWDANTREKLDKDRFRQGLGGVIEAYEEVGRRLGITFPR; translated from the coding sequence ATGGAAAAGCGCCAAGAACTCTACGCCGGTAAGGCAAAATCTGTATACACCACCGATGATCCGGACCTGCTGGTACTTGAGTTCCGTGATGATACCAGCGCCTTTGATGGCAAGAAAAAAGAGTCGCTGGCGCGCAAGGGGATGGTTAATAACCTCTTTAACGCCTTTATTATGGAGCGCTTAGAAGACGCCGGTATCCCAACGCATTTCGAGAAACAGCTTTCTGACACGGAAAGCCTAGTCAAGAAAATGCATATGATTCCGGTGGAATGTGTGGTGCGCAATATTGCGGCAGGTGGTCTCGTGAAGCGCCTTGGCGTTGAGGAAGGCATTACCTTGACGCCGCCTACGTTCGAGCTGTTCTTGAAGAATGACGACAAAGGCGACCCGATGATCAACGAGTCACTGGCAGAGACCTTTGGCTGGGCGACGCCTGAGCAACTTGCCAAAATGAAGACACTCACCTTCAAGGTCAACCACATACTTAAGCAGCTGTTTGCAGAAGGCGATATGCTGCTGGTGGATTACAAACTTGAGTTTGGTGTATTTAACGGCGACGTCGTGTTAGGCGATGAGTTTTCTCCCGATGGGTGCCGGCTATGGGACGCCAATACCCGAGAAAAACTCGATAAAGACCGCTTTCGTCAAGGCCTGGGTGGCGTCATCGAGGCTTACGAAGAAGTAGGCCGCCGCTTAGGTATTACTTTTCCCCGTTAA
- the tsaA gene encoding tRNA (N6-threonylcarbamoyladenosine(37)-N6)-methyltransferase TrmO, producing the protein MHDAPPGESFALTPIGHVISDYADKFGVPRQPGLAPAANAQLVLSPPYDDPLAVRGLDAFSHAWISFVFHQSPERWSPLVRPPRLGGNRKVGVFASRSTHRPNRLGLSLVELSGIDTRQGVRLILSGCDLVNGTPVVDIKPYLPWAEARPDAQAGFAPEAPARLAVHFSAAALAQLATRDDQASLRTLIEQVLGQDPRPAYQQSRPAERVYGVRLRDVDVKFYPRQNGEATTLEVVAIDTLTAQR; encoded by the coding sequence ATGCACGATGCCCCACCCGGCGAGTCTTTTGCGCTGACACCTATCGGCCATGTAATAAGCGACTACGCCGATAAATTTGGCGTGCCCCGCCAGCCTGGGCTTGCGCCTGCTGCCAATGCACAACTTGTGCTTAGTCCGCCCTACGACGATCCACTCGCCGTGCGTGGACTGGACGCTTTCAGCCATGCATGGATCAGCTTTGTGTTTCATCAAAGCCCCGAGCGCTGGTCGCCACTCGTCAGACCCCCACGATTAGGCGGTAACCGCAAAGTGGGTGTGTTTGCCAGCCGCAGCACGCATCGTCCCAACCGGCTGGGCCTTTCGCTGGTCGAACTGAGTGGCATCGATACCCGCCAGGGCGTGCGCCTGATCCTGTCAGGCTGCGATTTGGTTAACGGCACGCCCGTGGTGGATATTAAACCCTATCTGCCCTGGGCTGAAGCGCGCCCGGATGCCCAGGCCGGCTTTGCCCCCGAGGCCCCCGCTCGGCTAGCGGTGCATTTCAGTGCCGCTGCTCTGGCCCAGTTGGCAACGCGCGATGATCAAGCCTCGCTCAGGACGTTGATCGAACAGGTACTGGGCCAAGACCCTCGCCCTGCCTACCAGCAAAGCCGGCCTGCTGAACGGGTATACGGGGTGCGGCTACGCGATGTGGACGTCAAATTTTACCCACGCCAAAACGGCGAAGCCACCACGTTGGAGGTGGTGGCTATCGACACGTTGACGGCTCAACGTTAA
- a CDS encoding GNAT family N-acetyltransferase translates to MTDDQTVKPSTARVTYRLARARDAADQAEVFYHAVMQGAATRYSLTQRRAWASVLPREATAWSARQALYTTLVASCDGRCVGFIELDVPAGRVETLYVWPALNGRGIGTTLLIHAERLLLEQGVDRIHIEASLTLYERLMRRGWQNLGEQWVERGGEPLQRFRLQKRLNAVET, encoded by the coding sequence ATGACAGACGATCAGACTGTAAAGCCCTCGACGGCCCGCGTGACCTATCGCCTGGCGCGCGCACGCGATGCCGCCGATCAGGCGGAAGTGTTTTACCATGCCGTGATGCAAGGGGCCGCAACGCGTTATAGCCTGACGCAGCGGCGCGCATGGGCAAGCGTCTTGCCCCGTGAGGCCACCGCCTGGTCCGCTCGACAAGCGCTGTATACGACCCTTGTCGCGAGCTGTGACGGGCGCTGCGTGGGATTTATAGAGCTTGATGTGCCCGCTGGGCGAGTCGAAACGTTATACGTCTGGCCGGCACTCAATGGTCGAGGGATTGGCACCACACTATTAATTCACGCCGAACGGCTGCTGTTGGAACAAGGTGTTGACCGCATCCATATTGAAGCGAGTTTGACGCTTTACGAGCGGCTGATGCGACGAGGCTGGCAGAACCTGGGCGAACAGTGGGTCGAACGAGGTGGTGAGCCACTTCAGCGGTTTCGTCTTCAGAAGCGGCTCAACGCCGTCGAAACGTAA
- the nadC gene encoding carboxylating nicotinate-nucleotide diphosphorylase — MHYQTALAEEIRSSAARLLAEDVGPGDITAQLIPDHQWATAEVITRVPAVLCGVAWVDDIFRRLDSRVALRWQAADGDRLDAGQCFLTLEGPARSLLTGERAALNVLQTLSATATVTRAYVDLIADTGVRLLDTRKTLPSMRLAQKYAVMCGGGHNHRIGLWDAFLIKENHIAACGGIQAAVTQARKLAAELPVEVEVENFAELEQALAAKADVIMLDNFSLDELRTAVELTAGNATLEASGNVDTTTLRAIAETGVDCISCGTLTKDIKAIDLSMRVTRQATP; from the coding sequence ATGCATTACCAAACCGCACTTGCCGAAGAAATCCGTTCCAGCGCTGCTCGCCTGCTCGCCGAGGACGTTGGCCCTGGCGATATAACGGCCCAGCTGATCCCAGATCACCAATGGGCAACCGCGGAGGTTATTACCCGAGTGCCTGCCGTACTTTGCGGGGTTGCCTGGGTCGACGATATTTTCCGCCGCCTGGACAGCCGCGTCGCGCTTCGCTGGCAAGCCGCCGATGGGGACCGCTTAGACGCCGGGCAGTGTTTTCTCACCCTGGAGGGCCCTGCACGCAGCCTACTAACAGGTGAGCGTGCCGCGCTCAACGTGCTGCAAACACTCTCGGCCACAGCAACGGTTACGCGCGCCTACGTGGATCTTATCGCCGATACCGGCGTGCGCCTGCTAGACACCCGCAAGACACTACCCAGCATGCGCTTGGCGCAGAAATACGCTGTCATGTGTGGCGGTGGCCACAACCACCGCATTGGGCTGTGGGATGCGTTTCTGATCAAGGAAAACCATATCGCCGCCTGTGGCGGCATTCAGGCCGCGGTAACACAGGCGCGCAAGCTGGCCGCCGAGCTTCCCGTTGAGGTGGAAGTCGAAAATTTTGCCGAGCTTGAGCAGGCGCTGGCGGCCAAGGCGGATGTCATCATGCTGGATAACTTCAGCCTGGATGAGCTACGCACGGCGGTGGAGCTCACGGCGGGCAACGCCACTCTTGAAGCCTCGGGTAACGTCGATACCACGACCCTGCGCGCGATTGCCGAAACAGGCGTGGATTGTATTTCCTGCGGCACGCTGACCAAAGACATCAAGGCCATTGACCTGTCGATGCGCGTCACCCGTCAAGCGACCCCGTAA
- the ampD gene encoding 1,6-anhydro-N-acetylmuramyl-L-alanine amidase AmpD, translating into MDPKSSPGWWQGARHVVSPNADQRPLDEVSLLLIHAISLPPGQFQGPAIEALFTNQLAPEAHPYFAAIAHLRVSAHLLIRRDGECVQFVDTDQRAWHAGRSRWWDPRQARWRQALNDFSVGVELEGDETTPFTKAQYSTLAEAVQWLLDRYPALTTARMTSHARVAPLRKTDPGPTFDWAYWRQALATLKSDLSHGETRK; encoded by the coding sequence ATTGACCCAAAATCTTCTCCTGGCTGGTGGCAAGGCGCACGTCATGTGGTGTCGCCGAATGCAGATCAACGACCCCTTGATGAGGTGTCGTTGCTGTTGATTCATGCTATTAGCTTGCCGCCTGGTCAGTTTCAGGGCCCCGCCATTGAAGCGTTATTCACCAATCAGTTAGCGCCTGAAGCACACCCTTATTTTGCGGCTATCGCCCATTTGCGGGTTTCGGCCCATCTGCTGATTCGCCGTGATGGCGAGTGCGTACAGTTTGTCGATACTGACCAGCGTGCCTGGCACGCTGGTCGTTCACGCTGGTGGGATCCACGCCAGGCACGCTGGCGACAAGCGTTAAATGACTTTTCGGTAGGTGTGGAACTTGAAGGTGACGAAACAACGCCCTTTACCAAGGCTCAATATTCGACATTAGCCGAGGCAGTTCAGTGGCTATTGGATCGTTATCCTGCGCTTACCACTGCCCGCATGACCAGTCATGCACGGGTGGCGCCATTGCGTAAAACCGACCCCGGGCCTACGTTTGATTGGGCCTATTGGCGCCAGGCGTTAGCGACTTTAAAAAGCGATTTAAGTCATGGTGAAACAAGGAAATGA
- the aceE gene encoding pyruvate dehydrogenase (acetyl-transferring), homodimeric type: MSLETREDLDPVETTEWIDSLESVLDREGEDRARYLMTRLADRLRRDGMKVPFSVTTPHRNTIPVHREAPMPGDLFMERRIRSLIRYNAIAQVIRNNRAKPGLGGHIASFMSSATLYDVGFNHFFRAPQGDFEGDLIYIQGHVAPGIYARSYLEGRLSEAQMDKFRQEVDGDGLSSYPHPWLMPDYWQFPTVSMGLGPIQAIYQAHVMKYLHHRELKDMYDRKIWCFMGDGECDEPESLGAISLAGRENLDNLIFVINCNLQRLDGPVRGNSRVMDEFEGVFRGAGWNVIKVVWGRHWDPLFEKDKKGILQKRMDEAVDGEYQNYKANGGAYTREHFFGKYPETEAMVKDLSDEDIWKLNRGGHDPFKVYAAYNEAVNTSNGKPTVILAHTVKGYGMGSGDGEAANEAHQVKSMEYEALKTFRDRFGIPLTDEQLKEVPYYKPEDDSPELKYMHLQRERLGGYLPSRRSDFDALEIPTLEDKAFASQMGGSKGREVSTTMAFVRVLNGLVKDKKIGKKVVPIIPDEARTFGMEGMFRQLGIYTSEGQKYEPVDKGQIMFYREDQKGQILEEGISEAGAMSAWIAAATSYSNNNVTLLPFYVYYSMFGFQRIGDLAWAAGDLQARGFMVGGTAGRTTLNGEGLQHQDGHSLIQASTIPNCRSYDPTYAHEVAVILQDGLQRMFANKENCFYYLTVMNENYEHPELDDVPTEDIVKGMYLLRETKGDKGRVQLLGSGTILREVEAAAELLENDWGIGADIWSVTSFNELRREALLLEREAFLSPEADANKPHVTKCLEGRDGPVIASTDYMKLYADQVRAWVPSDYTVLGTDGFGRSDTREKLRYFFEVDRYFVTVAALRALADRGEIDRKHVGEALKKYGIDANKPNPLTS, encoded by the coding sequence ATGAGTCTGGAGACAAGAGAAGATCTCGATCCGGTCGAAACCACGGAATGGATAGATTCCCTGGAGTCGGTGCTGGATCGTGAGGGCGAAGATCGTGCCCGCTACCTGATGACCCGCCTGGCGGATCGCCTGCGCCGGGACGGGATGAAGGTGCCCTTCTCGGTGACAACCCCGCACCGCAATACGATTCCGGTTCATCGTGAAGCGCCGATGCCCGGTGATTTGTTCATGGAGCGGCGTATTCGCTCTTTGATCCGTTACAACGCCATTGCTCAGGTCATTCGCAATAACCGGGCCAAGCCGGGCCTTGGCGGGCACATTGCCAGTTTCATGTCGTCGGCGACGCTTTATGATGTGGGCTTTAACCACTTCTTCCGCGCTCCTCAGGGCGACTTTGAAGGCGACCTGATTTACATCCAAGGCCACGTGGCGCCAGGCATTTATGCGCGTTCGTATCTGGAAGGCCGCCTCAGCGAAGCGCAGATGGATAAATTCCGTCAGGAAGTTGATGGCGACGGCCTGTCTTCTTACCCGCACCCGTGGCTAATGCCGGATTACTGGCAGTTCCCCACGGTATCCATGGGCCTTGGCCCGATCCAGGCGATCTATCAAGCCCACGTGATGAAGTACCTTCATCACCGTGAGCTGAAGGATATGTATGACCGCAAGATCTGGTGCTTCATGGGTGACGGCGAGTGTGACGAGCCGGAATCCCTGGGGGCTATTTCCCTGGCGGGTCGTGAAAATCTCGACAACCTGATCTTCGTCATCAACTGTAACTTACAGCGCCTTGACGGCCCGGTGCGCGGTAACTCCCGCGTGATGGACGAATTCGAGGGCGTCTTCCGTGGTGCTGGCTGGAACGTTATTAAGGTCGTTTGGGGTCGCCACTGGGATCCGCTGTTCGAAAAGGATAAGAAAGGCATCCTTCAGAAGCGTATGGACGAAGCGGTCGACGGCGAGTACCAGAACTACAAAGCCAATGGCGGCGCGTACACCCGCGAGCACTTCTTCGGTAAATATCCAGAAACTGAGGCGATGGTCAAGGATCTCTCCGACGAAGATATCTGGAAGCTCAACCGCGGTGGCCACGACCCGTTCAAGGTATACGCGGCGTACAACGAAGCGGTTAATACCTCAAACGGCAAGCCGACGGTGATCCTGGCGCACACGGTTAAAGGCTACGGCATGGGTAGCGGCGATGGCGAAGCAGCCAACGAAGCGCACCAGGTCAAGAGCATGGAATACGAAGCGCTGAAGACATTCCGCGACCGCTTCGGCATTCCATTGACCGACGAGCAGCTCAAGGAGGTCCCGTATTACAAGCCGGAGGATGATTCTCCTGAGCTGAAGTATATGCATCTGCAGCGCGAGCGCCTGGGTGGCTACCTGCCCAGCCGTCGCAGCGACTTTGACGCGCTGGAAATTCCGACCCTGGAAGACAAAGCCTTTGCCTCGCAAATGGGCGGTTCCAAAGGGCGTGAAGTGTCTACCACCATGGCCTTTGTGCGCGTGCTTAATGGGCTGGTCAAAGACAAGAAAATCGGCAAGAAAGTGGTGCCGATCATTCCTGATGAAGCGCGTACCTTCGGCATGGAAGGCATGTTCCGTCAGTTGGGGATCTACACCTCTGAAGGCCAGAAGTATGAGCCGGTCGATAAAGGCCAGATCATGTTCTACCGTGAGGATCAGAAGGGTCAGATTCTCGAGGAAGGTATTTCGGAAGCAGGGGCCATGTCGGCGTGGATTGCCGCGGCGACCTCCTACAGCAACAATAATGTCACGCTACTGCCGTTTTACGTCTATTACTCGATGTTCGGCTTCCAGCGTATCGGCGACCTGGCCTGGGCCGCAGGCGATCTGCAGGCGCGTGGCTTTATGGTGGGTGGCACGGCGGGGCGCACGACGCTCAACGGCGAGGGCCTGCAGCACCAGGACGGTCACAGCCTGATTCAGGCATCGACCATCCCTAACTGCAGAAGCTATGACCCGACCTATGCCCATGAAGTGGCGGTGATTCTGCAGGACGGCTTGCAACGCATGTTCGCCAACAAGGAGAACTGCTTCTATTACCTCACGGTCATGAACGAGAACTACGAGCACCCTGAGCTCGACGACGTGCCCACTGAGGACATCGTCAAAGGCATGTACCTGCTGCGCGAAACCAAGGGCGATAAGGGCCGCGTCCAACTGTTGGGCTCGGGTACCATCCTGCGCGAAGTTGAAGCGGCCGCTGAACTGCTGGAAAACGACTGGGGTATCGGTGCCGATATCTGGAGCGTCACGAGTTTCAACGAGCTGCGTCGTGAAGCGCTGCTGCTGGAACGTGAAGCCTTCCTTAGCCCGGAAGCCGATGCCAACAAGCCCCACGTCACCAAGTGCCTGGAAGGCCGTGACGGGCCGGTGATCGCGTCTACCGACTACATGAAGCTTTACGCGGATCAGGTGCGCGCCTGGGTGCCGAGTGATTACACCGTGCTCGGCACAGACGGCTTTGGTCGTTCCGATACCCGCGAGAAGCTGCGTTACTTCTTCGAGGTAGATCGTTACTTCGTGACCGTCGCGGCCCTGCGCGCGTTGGCTGACCGTGGCGAGATTGATCGCAAGCACGTTGGTGAAGCACTGAAGAAGTACGGCATCGATGCCAATAAGCCGAACCCGCTGACCAGTTGA